One Octopus sinensis linkage group LG20, ASM634580v1, whole genome shotgun sequence DNA window includes the following coding sequences:
- the LOC115222656 gene encoding uncharacterized protein LOC115222656, with protein MEQNLQEKPKVINLSKKTLYVTKINILAKGLKFTPTLRRSNHNEINDNILQKTIPAEALTDYDNEDESLVKNSSNYLPHKGRNKTLDDFCNHIQNFPYTSIKQKINPNLNNLEWKNRTELQNHKDLTIKEADKGSAVVLMDTEHYKKLVPSILENEAFYEKVINYKQQKTMKNLASLILLHGKGPREKETDYITNFKCKPSLFYGLPKIHKSKIINEACKQSPGKCINIQTPEDLTLRPIVAGPACETHRLSNFLDILLKLLLKYFKSFIRDDLDMLEHLPKTINEEAVLVTLDNNYFLFGDTYYRQKCGIAMGTKAAPVVANLIMAYFEFTLYEISLQKNCYPFYLYIRENWKRYLDDCFIIWKENNDKILDFKSTLNDINNLVCFLIFPTSPLAHHMASRWHGQGRGNFPLPSRMRD; from the exons ATGGAACAAAACTTACAGGAGAAACCCAAAGTGATTAACTTATCAAAGAAAACTCTATACGTAACAAAAATCAATATACTAGCCAAAGGTTTAAAGTTCACCCCAACCCTACGAAGATCTAACCATAATGAAATTAATGACAATATTCTGCAGAAAACTATACCCGCAGAAGCACTAACTGActatgacaatgaagatgaatcactagtcaaaaaCAGTAGTAATTACCTTCCACATAAGGGTAGGAATAAAACACTGGATGACTTCTGCAACCATATCCAAAATTTCCCCTACACATCcattaaacaaaaaattaatccTAACCTCAACAATCTAGAATGGAAAAATCGGACTGAACTACAAAACCACAAAGACCTGACaattaaagaagctgacaaaggaaGTGCTGTAGTTCTGATGGACACAGAACACTATAAAAAACTAGTACCATCCATACTAGAAAACGAGGCCTTCTACGAAAAAGTtataaactataaacaacaaaaaacaatgaaaaatcttgCATCCTTAATTCTTCTACATGGAAAAGGcccgagagaaaaagaaacagactacATCACGAACTTCAAATGTAAACCCAGTCTTTTTTACGGCctccctaaaatacacaaaagcaAGATAATCAATGAAGCCTGCAAACAGTCACCAGGCAAATGTATAAATATCCAAACGCCAGAAGACTTGACTTTAAGACCCATTGTCGCTGGGCCGGCCTGTGAAACCCACCGCCTAAGCAATTTTCTAGACATCCTACTGAAACTCTTGCTGAAATacttcaaaagtttcattagagatGATTTAGATATGCTAGAACACCTACCAAAAACGATTAATGAAGAAGCAGTTTTGGTCACCCTCgat aacaattatttcctatttggtgACACATACTATCGTCAGAAATGCGGAATTGCGATGGGAACGAAAGCAGCTCCTGTTGTTGCGAACCTAATAATGGcttattttgaattcaccttataTGAAATATCACTTCAGAAAAATTGTTACCCATTTTACCtctacataagagaaaattggaagagatacctagatgacTGCTTTATCATTTGGAAGGAGAATAACGACAAAATTTTGGACTTCAAATCAacactaaatgatataaata ATTTGGTTTGCTTTCTTATCTTCCCTACATCACCTCTTGCTCATCACATGGCTTCAAGATGGCATGGTCAGGGACGTGGTAATTTCCCTCTTCCTTCTAGGATGCGAGattaa